From a region of the Helianthus annuus cultivar XRQ/B chromosome 5, HanXRQr2.0-SUNRISE, whole genome shotgun sequence genome:
- the LOC110940627 gene encoding G-type lectin S-receptor-like serine/threonine-protein kinase At1g34300, with product MSSDQGSTDGAIVAVALVVVFVKIGIVICVCRHFSKRRSSVQAQSQPFNDDSRFIPLAMVKFLDDMEREKPIRFTAQQLRLATDNFTYVLGSGGFGTVYKGIFSNGTTAAVKVLYGNSDKKIEEQFMAEVSTMGRTHHYNLVKLYGFCFESSLRALVYEFMVNGSLDYHLFKANKRDMIGFEKLHEIALGTGRGIAYLHEECPQRIVHYDIKPGNILLDSNFCAKVADFGLAKLCNRDNTHITMTGGRGTPGYAAPELWMPLPVTHKCDVYSYGMLLFEIIGRRRNMDVTLGDSQQWFPIWAWGKYEKKQLTDLMIVCGIEEKDQEAAERMVKVALCCVQYRPETRPVMSIVVKMLEGALEIPEPLNPFSHLFSGVDETGNSLARIAWNVGGSDWSSSDVVTKSTVVTGTPIMKRHEITMASM from the exons ATGTCAAGCGATCAAGGCAGTACGGACGGTGCCATTGTTGCTGTAGCTCTAGTTG TTGTTTTTGTAAAGATAGGCATCGTTATATGCGTATGTAGACATTTCAGCAAAAGAAGATCTAGTGTGCAAGCGCAGTCGCAGCCATTCAATGATGACTCTCGCTTTATTCCGCTCGCCATGGTCAAGTTCCTGGATGATATGGAAAGAGAGAAACCCATTCGGTTCACTGCTCAACAACTAAGACTAGCCACTGATAACTTCACCTATGTACTGGGTTCAGGTGGGTTCGGGACGGTTTACAAGGGAATCTTTAGCAACGGCACGACTGCAGCTGTGAAAGTACTTTATGGGAACTCGGACAAGAAGATTGAGGAACAATTCATGGCTGAAGTAAGCACCATGGGAAGAACCCACCACTATAATCTCGTTAAGCTTTATGGGTTTTGCTTTGAGTCGAGTTTAAGAGCTCTTGTCTACGAGTTTATGGTCAATGGCTCGTTGGACTACCACTTGTTTAAAGCCAACAAAAGGGATATGATAGGGTTTGAGAAGCTCCATGAGATTGCATTGGGAACCGGAAGAGGCATCGCTTACTTGCACGAAGAATGTCCGCAAAGAATAGTTCACTATGATATTAAACCGGGGAACATACTCTTGGATTCAAACTTTTGCGCAAAAGTAGCCGATTTTGGTTTGGCCAAACTTTGCAACAGGGATAACACCCATATAACCATGACAGGAGGACGAGGTACCCCTGGTTACGCTGCTCCCGAGCTTTGGATGCCTCTTCCAGTTACACACAAATGTGATGTTTATAGTTATGGTATGTTACTTTTTGAGATCATAGGGAGGAGGAGGAACATGGACGTGACTCTAGGTGATAGCCAACAATGGTTCCCGATATGGGCATGGGGTAAATATGAAAAGAAACAATTGACGGATTTGATGATAGTTTGTGGGATTGAAGAGAAGGATCAAGAAGCGGCGGAGAGAATGGTTAAGGTGGCTCTTTGTTGCGTTCAATACAGGCCCGAGACTAGACCAGTGATGAGCATCGTTGTGAAAATGTTGGAGGGTGCGTTAGAGATTCCGGAGCCTTTAAATCCATTTTCGCATTTGTTTTCAGGGGTCGATGAGACGGGTAACTCCTTGGCTCGTATCGCGTGGAATGTTGGTGGTTCTGATTGGTCGTCATCCGACGTAGTCACCAAATCTACGGTGGTAACAGGGACACCAATCATGAAGAGACATGAGATCACAATGGCATCGATGTAA